In Syngnathus scovelli strain Florida chromosome 16, RoL_Ssco_1.2, whole genome shotgun sequence, the genomic stretch GCGGTGTGTTGTCGTTAACAGCTGGGATTTAAACGGTTAATTTCCTTTAGCACGGCCAGCTAGCATATTTGCATTTAAAAGCCGAGAGGGGAGATTCCATCGACTCTCTTGTTCTCTGGATTCCAAATTTGAGCTGTCTAGCCCCCCAACAAGTAAGTCAtttcaatattatttgtcacaaGGGATTAAAATAACTGTTGGGCATATATGTGTTTGTTGTCTGGAAAGTTTTAGCGTGGTTTAACTTGTTAAAACTTtgtataaaaaatacatttttaacaatAATTTTAAATGTGAACGTTGGATACATCCATACCATATGATACACCTAATTTGGTCTCTTCTCGTCATATGACGTTGTTGTTATCGCGATTGCTCAGCAAACCAAGGTGATAAATTAGCTTCAACCTTAAAATCAAAATATGTTACTTCAATAAATATATTGCCGAATGTGAGGGAGAGCCCCAAAGAgtcatttatttgtgttttacaCATGATTCACAAGCTTTTTCCATTAAAAGATGTAAATGAGACTAAAATTGGCAATTTTCCAAACGGACTTTGTTGCTTGCTTGCATGCGCCCAACTAGGATTGATAATTTATATTGTTGAATGTGAGAGAAAGTCCTAAAGAGCAAGTTATGTGCTTTGTATAGTCGAAACACCATTAATTCTCATTCAAAGGTCTAAAACTGGCCTTTCCCCGTAAGGACTTTGTTGCAGACTATAGACAACTGTAAAACCAAGAAGTCTGAAGCTGAAAGTGTAACAAACCCATCTAGCAAAATGTCAATTTGACACAAGTAGATTTAGTCATCAGAAGAAAAAACTCATGCTCTCAAATTGGACTTCCTTTCAGGTCCAGACAGCTTGACTGCACCAGGACGATCCGGGCAAGTTAggccgtgtgaggctggggatggAGAAGGAGGATCCCGACTCGGCCGTCTTCGGCTCCTTGAAGGAGGAAGTGCACTACTGGAAGGAGCAGGCTGCCAAGCACCAGCAGAAGTTTGTTTTTCATGTCAAAAGCTACAAAGATGTTGACACTGCGGCAAGGAAATTTCTCGCGGTGTAATCTCCAATCGCAAATATCAGTTGGTTTTACTCTCAGGTTTATGGAAGCGCATTTCTCACATGGTCTAGTCAAGCATTGCACGCATTTTTTAGATGATCACGCCCGATAGagggcatttatttgtttttgctggTCACACtggataaaaacaaattaaatcttGTGCTCACGTCAACATTTAATGCTTGTTGCTTCAGGATTGAGTGAGATTTTGTGGAATTCAGGGAAAATAAGCAACATCTTTTCCAGTCAGTAGATAGAAACAAACTTCCGACACCCAACTGAAACTATTCCTAAGACATCTGGCTCAGGTGAATGAGTCAAGTGCAATCTCCTGTTTTGTGTGTTTCAGTGCGGAGGAGGCTCGTGAGGAACTTCAGGAGTTCCAGCAAATGAGTCACGACTACGAGGCCGAACTGGAAGCGGAGCTCAAAGCTTACGAGAAGCGCAATCGCGAGCTGCTGGCCGCCAACAACCGCTTGCGAATGGACCTGGAGAACTATAAGGTAACCAGGACGTTCGGTGCTTTTGAAAAACCAAAGCGAAATTGTCCCTTTAGTAACATTCCAGCGATTGAAAAATTGTGATATGGAGAGCCCAAATACAAAAGTTGACTCGTGTTCGCAGTTCTCTAAGATGCAAAGCATGCTTGCTTCCAGCTGTATATTTGAAATTTACTGTGAAACTTTCACTGCCTCGTATTGCTTAATTACACTGAAGCAAGCTCAGCGCTGCCCCGGCATGTTGTGGCACAACACGATACTACAACAGAGCATGTTCCTTCCCACGCATGACGAGATTTTAAAGTTAGCTGCACCCTCCAGGCGATAGCGCCACGAGACCCAAGCGGAACGTTCTGTGATTTGTCGACTATGAGTAAAGAGCACAAAGCGGGCGTCAATGACTCTTTTGTTCTTCTGATATATAACCGAGGGAAAAGCGCTCGCTGGCCAAAACGTTAGGCACACTGATAATTATTCAGAGAACAACTTTTTACCTGAGCCAAATTATTCTCAAGCAACAATACTCTTACTCGAGTACAGTTTGTGGTCAGCTGTGTTTATGGATGAACAAACTGAATTCAGCCAAAAGCTGACGTCTGCAATCAAGGGAGCTTACTACTTTGATATAATTATTTACCCACATTGTTTCTCTTTCAATTTTTTGACCATCCCATTCAAAGCAGGCGGAAAAAAAGTCATCTCGGATTGTTGCATAACGTTGGTGTTTGTGTGTTACTATTTTTAAATGTAACATGTGCTTTGGGCTGAAATGGGTTTAcaagaattttattttgtgttcaaGGACAGCTGAGGTTGAATATTTTTAGGGCCTCCTCAGGAAAAATTATTGAAATGTCCATTTTTGTACATAGCAAGTGTGGCTCATTCCTATTGATCAGCTGATATCTGTTGGCCTTCACGcccgcacacacacgctcacagaaTCGCACACACATTCTCACAGGGTGATTGAGAATTAGCAGGAAGCAATCAGCTGATGACGCCGTCGGCCATGTCCGTTCTTCCATATGACTCGTTATATCCCGAATAACGGCGTGCTTTTCATCTTGGCTTCCTTGTGTGCTTACATCAGCGTGATCCAAACAGCCCGAGGACAAAGGATTAATGAACGCTTGTCCGCCGCTCGCTTCAAGTCGGATGCTTTTGGTGGGCCTGCTGGTCTCATGCAAATATgtccacaactttttttttgtgtgttgttgtcaCCTAATCCATCGCATCACCGGACTGCGTAAAAGGTACCGACGCAGAATGGCAGGGACAAAGACAACTTGCACTGGTGACTTTAATGTCAACTTGATTTGTCGTTTTGTGGAGTCTAAGAAAATGTCTGGACTTGTCCTTACTTATCGTCCCTCCAGGAGAAGTACGGCACGCAGCACTCGGAGGCGTATCGCCAGATGTCGACGTTGGAGGGCGAGCTGGCCGAGGCCACCTCCATCCGAGACCACTTGCACAAGTACATCAGGGAGCTGGAACAGGCTAACGACGACCTGGAGCGAGCCAAAAGGTGAGCCGGGGCGGCTTCAAAGTGGCACCCTGACTCTGGGGCGGATTTGTCGAGAAGGCACTCTTGGTTTTTGTCTTTGTGGTTCAGGGCTACCATCATGTCGCTGGAAGATTTTGAGCTGCGCATGAACCAGGCCATCGAGAGGAACGCCTTCCTGGAGAGCGAGCTCGACGAAAAGGAGAACCTTCTGGAGTCTGTGCAGAGGCTCAAGGACGAGGCCAGAGGTCACCGCACGCGCCCACTGAACGGCCTTACTTGTTCCTCATCCATTCATACACTGACAGAAGGCATTTGGAGGAGGCATCAATGCTGTCATTGCCACCTCAGACAATCATGAAAGCCTCATGATTGAAACATGAATCAAATGGCAATGACATAGTTTGTTTACCTTTTGCATAAAATAgcaattttgtgtgtgtaaagaaataaaaaaaatgttgcagacCTGCGGCAGGAGCTGGCAGTGCGGCAGAAGCAGCACACAACCAATGCTCCCACGGAGCCTACGTCTTCATCATCGTCATTGTCAACATCTTTGGCCCCCGCCATGGCCCTAACCCCACTCCCCACACCGCCCCTCACGCCTCCAGACAAAACGTCCGCCAGCACAGCCGTCAGAGCGCCCGCCGCCAAAGCCCAAATGCCGTCCGTCAACACGGGTCAGTCTGAACACACAAGTTGCGAATGGTCACGACAAACCAGTTCAACATTGATTCCAAATGATTTCACGTTTAACGTTTAAAATGGATCAGAagcttatttaaaaataatagtgATGTGCTGCTTACTTAAAGATGACTTGTGAGTGTTGTTTGTTTTCAGGTGACGTTGGCGTGTCAgcgagtttgctgacgacatccGCAAGGATTTCAGCCCTCAACATCGTCGGCGAGCTGCTCAGGAAAGTTGGGGTAAGAGCTTTTGCACTCTGACGATTGCATTCCATCGGCACTTCAGCAAGCGCGGCTGCATCGCATTAAAAagattctgggtttgaatcttggcTCGCAAACGTCCATGGAAAGGCTGCCACCTTCAGCGAGAGAACTCAAGACCCACTTCTTACACCTTACAACTTCAATCTGTATTTATtagaatgtatgtatgtattagaATCTTGTTGTGGTGTCTGGCTAGAATCTGGAGTCCAAGCTGGCGTCGTACGTCCACGAGCAACCGACCAGCCACGGGCTCGCCGTCAACAAGATTCCCGAGACGCCGCCATCCAACGGACTCTACCGCAAAGCTGAGTAAGTTGGCCACTTCCATCGGCGTGACGCTTTTGACCCGCTTGTAAGTTTTGGTTTACGTTTGGGCAGGCTGGTCAAAAGGTTGGACTTCGGAGCGGGAGCCAAACTGCTGCTGTGAGACCCCAGAGAGACTTCAGAACACTCGCTCGTGTCTTTTTTGCCGTGTGTGAGACACAACAAAACGTCCGGCGCCACTCGCacttcattcattcactcactttttttttttttttttttttttgggtgtgacaCTGTTCTGGTGGTATTGTTTTTCGAGAAACGATTGCTTCATTATTTGAAACTACCTTAAGATTAAGGGTTTTTTGTCCCCCCAGCCCcagtcttttttttgggggggattacATATTTTTATagataaaaactaaaataaaataattttcaacCAATAAATAACATAATTTTTTCAAGAAAATTGCACTTTCTTGAAAAATTCCCTTTTTTTGggattaaattgaattaaaacaggcagaatataaaaataaaggcataggttttttttttgggcaatttCATATATTTtccagaaaaggaaaaaaatatatatatatatgcgcgtgcgcgcacacacacacatatttgttaaaaaaaaaatgcattcacaTAAACAAGGCAATTGTTTTCTTGGCGGGGTGGCACAATGACAAGAATTAAGTCTATTTTTTAAAGACTAAATTGGGTATTTTTCCAGAAAAAATACAGGTTTTTCTAGATTGTAATATCCTGATTACAaagaaacaacttttttttttgtttgtttaagacaaaaggtgcaatattaCAAGTATTTCTTTCTTCAGGATTTGTTATATTCCTTTCAGACAAAAAGCATCGCAAGAACGTTCTGAAAGTTGCTCTTGATCAATTACTACACTTTGGAAAACGACAACTTgggtttttattgttttttcctTTTCCGTGTGGTCCGAATACACCTTCATAATTTTCAACATTCAAACTAGTTAAACAACAAAGCACAAAGAAGCACTTTCTCCCCCAGTCCTATTGCCTCCAACACCCCGTGGCCGTTTGTGGTACTGCGCTTACAACTGCCTTCCGTTATACTATTGAAtagttctgttttttttatggAAACCTGACTGAACTGTTGAAGGAATTGTTGATGCTCTCTGAGATTTGTAGCTTTGCTTGTCCAGACAGCACTGGctctttatattttcaataaagaattcttttgtttttctactttgCTTTCtgatttggccttttttttatGAAATCCTTTCAGAAAACGAAGTGAGACGAGAGGGTACACACGGAGGAGGCAAATGCACTTTAATGGCCTTCAGTGTTTGGTTCCAAATGTGCCAGAATGTGTTTGCAATAACACGTGACATGTcaagaaaaataattcaaacgCAAAGCTGGTGTTGACATGGCAAAACTTGAGTGCACTCGTGGCAAACTATAATACTTTGTCAAAATATAACTCTTGGATAAACATTGCATTTTTGTGGCTAAATATACTAGTGCtacctattttaaaaaaatattgcatttgGTACAAACCTTACATTTTTCAAGGCCCAATTTAATTTGTCTAGACAGATTTTTGGATAGAATATTTGTGTGCAAAAAtccaatttttttaatttattttttttaagccaaacattgcattagatttttttttggtggcaaAGTAATGTATAGAGTCTAGTTGTGGAAAATGTTGCACGATCTGCTGCTCTTTGTTTTGAGTGTGACAGGTGAAGTGCGTGGCAAAGCAACAGGTGGCGCTCCCACTCGTGGCGATTACGCATTGGGGTCGCATTGGCCGAGCTCCTCGTGGGAATCCTCGGGCGGGGAGCTTTGTGCGGCGGGAGATGACGAGCGAGCtttctcttcctcctcatcttcctcggggatctccgccGAGTTCTCCAGGATGCTGCTCCTCCTGCGGCCGACATTTCCTCCCGTCAGCACCCCCAAGCTCCTCATAGAGTTTCCACTCaggccgctgctgctgccgctagcGCGGGGGCTGGAGCTGCTGAAACTGGCCTCGCCGCCACGCCTGCAGCAGACAAACCAGGAAACGAAGATAAGAAAAATTTAAATATTTACCACAAACTTTAATCTTTCCTATGCAGTATACAATATATCCtagcatgcatttttttttttttccgcgtgTCAcctgagtttgcttttgagtgcgGCGACCTCCCTGTTGAGGGCATCATTGGCCTCGGCCGCCTCATCCAGCTCCCTCTGCAGCTTCCTGCGGGCGGCGGCCATGCGCTGCGcttcctcctccgcctcctccagcTGAAGCTTCAGCTGCTTGACACGCACGTTGCCTTTCTCGGCCTGCAAACGATGACCTCGTCACGCCAACCGTGTGTGTCACGTCGGTGGCTTGTGGAGCGTCACCTGATCTTTGAACTGCTGCGCCTGCTTCCTCTCGTCCTCCATCTGGGTGCTTAAGTCCTTCAGCTTCTTCTCCTTCTGACGTAAGTTCTTGACGGTGGCTTGACGCTCCCTACAGTTATTATCATTTCTATCACTGCTAACAAATCACTATCAAAATGTTATCAGAATGAATTGTCACCTGCTTTCCACCTCCATCTTCTCCTCCAGCTCCCTGACTTTGTTCTCCAGGGTGGTGACGGACGATTTAAGCTTGGATCGTCCCTGGCCTTCCATCTCCTGAACTTTGGCCTTGAGCTCCCGGTTCTGCTTGTCCAGCTGCTGCCTAGCCGCTTCCTTGGCCTGCGAAGACGCTCGCTCCGTTGTCAGCTCGGTGCTCAGCTGCTCCACCTGCACGCACAAGGTATGACTCAAAAAGCAAAATTGtttcaaccaaaaaaaaaaggatgacttTGTCAAGCCCTGGACAGAAGCACGCAGCCGTTACCTGCTGCTGGCTCTTCCTCAGACGCTCGTTGAGGTTGATCATGTTGGTCTGCTCCTCCTCCAGTTCTTCCTCCAGATGGCTGATCTTAGCGTCTAGGCGGCGTTTCTCATCAGACAACATGGTCCTGAAATGGACATTGTGTTCAAGAACGGATCATTTGCATAGCTGATACGGGTGACAGACACTAAAAAGTGCTGGTCATGAAGTAATGAAAGCGAAATGACAGGAATGTGCGCTCACTTTCCGGAGGAATTGGTGGCAAGCTCCTCGGCCAGCTCGTCTCGCTCCGCCTCCGCCTGCTTTCGAGCTCGCTCAGCCGCCGCCAGCATCTAAAGCACACGAGTCCGATTGAGATGTATCACAACTAGAATTGAATCATTATTGAAAGAAATCATTGAATTGTATCGAAATTAGAATGAATCATATCACAACTAGAATTGAATCATTATTGAAAGAAACATTGAATTGTATCGAAATTAGAATGAATCATATCACGTCGTAATGGGACTGTATTGTGGAATTGGCCACCCTAACACCCGCTGTACCTCATGGAGCTGCACCACGTCAGCCTCCATGACTTTGGTCTTGCGCTCGGCCTCCCTGGCCGAGGTGAGGACTTCCTTCTGGGCGGCGCGAGAGTCCTCTAGCTCCCGTTGGAGATCTTTCACCTGGCCCTGAGGTTGCGGAGGATATCGATGCGTTCAGAGGTAGAAACAATGGTGGAGAACCTGATGGGAATGTTGGGGCAACTGGCCTGGATCTTGCGCAGCTGCTTGATCGCCTCGTCGCGCGCCCGGTTGGAGGTCTCCAGCTGGTCCTCAGTGTCTTTCAGTTCGCCTTCCAGCTTCTTCTTGCCGGCCGACACCTGAGCGCGCTGCTTCTTTTCCTCCTCCAGCTCTGACTCCAGCTCGCGTACCTGGCCAAAGagcggagggaggggaggggaggggaggggaggggaggggaggggaggggaggggaggggaggggaggggaggggaggggaggggaggggagggggggggtgattCCATAAAAATCCAAATCCCCATTTTAGTCATCCCCCatcacaccccaaaaaaattatattccAAAATTCTACGTTCTGAACTTGATCTGTTCTTTCCACAACTATATCTTGGTTCCACCTGCTTGAGGAGCTGCTTCCTCTTTTCCTCTCCGGCCTCCTCGCGGGCCTGCAGGTCCCTCTCGTGCTGGGTTTTGAGGGCTTGACCGTTGACCTCCAGACGAAGCTTGGCATCCTCGGCCACCTGCAGCTCGTCTTCCAGTTCTTCCATGTGGGCTTTCATCTCCTCCACCACGGCCTCAAGGCCACGCTTGGCCTTCTCCAAGTCGTGCacctgaaagcaaagtcgatctCCGTCTATATTCCCGAAATTGTCGCTCGGGAAGATGTGGCCTTGTAGTGACTTACGCTTCGTCCCACATCATCCTTGGAGCTGATGAGGTCCTCCATCTCGGCTCGAAGGCTTTTATTGGTCTTTTCCGCATCCTCCAGAGCGTCCTGGCTCTCCTCCAGGGCTCTGGACAGAGCCAATACTTTGGTCTCCTTCTCTCTGGCCTCTGCCTCGGCTCGATCTCGCTCCTCTGCAAACTTGGAGGACACCGCTCGCTCCTCGGCCAGCATCTAAAGAACATTGTCAAAGAGGAGAGCCAGTGCGGGTTTTTGAGAATGAGAGTTATTGTTCCAAGGTGGGTAAAGGTACTGAAATTTTACTGTCAAGCGCTCGAATGTAAGCAAATTGAGATGAACCGGAGAAATACATATCACCACAAGCTCACCTGGTCAAacttcttctgcttcttctcCAGGTTGGAGACAAGCTGCCTCTGGCTGTCCAGGTCCATGAGGACGTCCTCCAGCTCCTGCTGCACTCTGCTGCGGCTCTTGTCCAGCTTGTCGTAGGCCGAGGCCTTCTCTTCGTAATCATTGTTGGCCGCCTCCATGTCTCGCAGTAGACGCTtcttaccttcctccagcagctCCACTGTGCCCAGGGACTCGTCTAGCTTCTTTTTGCAGTCAGACAGCTGATGGTGGACAGCAGAGTCGAGTCATGCGGTCTCGTTAGTCTCTTTGCACTATTTCCGTCTTTGGTAAGACTTTTCTGCCTGAGGTTCCTGACCTGCATGTTGAGGCTGGACACCTGCCTCTCTAAGACCCGCTTGGCCTCGCTTTCCTCCTCCAGCATTTCCGTCAAATTGATGCGGTCATCTTCCATCTGCCGCAGACGTCCCGCCACGTTCAGCTTCTGGCGCGTCTCCTCGGCCAGTAGCTCCTGCAAGGTCATCACCAGCAAACACAGGTCGGTTCCAATCTAGCTAAATGGACTTTGATTCCTTTTGATGTATTTTCAATTATCCCACACTGCACTACTTCTGACACGAATGTTGTTCACCTGAGTGTCCTGGAGCTGCGAGGACAGCCCGGAAATATCTTTACTCAGCTTGATGCTCTTTCCCTCTGCTTCATTGAGAAGACTGCTCATGTTTTCCACCTCCACCTTGAAGAACACAACGCAAGAAGATGTCCAAACCGTTGTGGTCTGGCCCCAAACCCCCATGAAGACTGCATGGCCGTCTATTTTGACGTACGGTCATCTTGGAAACTTTCTCCCCAAGTTCGTTCCTCTGCCTCTCGCTCTCGTTGAAGCGAGCGTTGACGTCGTTCAGCTGAGCATCcacttttttcttcttgtgcTCTACGTCCTGCTTGGCGGCAGCCAAAGCGCGCAAGTCGGCACTCAGATCCGCAGACTCCTTCTCCAGGGCCTGCTTGGATTTCTCCAGACCTGCTCGAACCTGAAGGGAGGCCATTTCATACCATTTGCACAAATACCTTGACTGGTTTGTGAGATACAGCTATGGCGGCAGGTGTTTACCCTCTTGGCTTGTTCCAGCTGCTCAGAGAGTTCCTCCACCACCTGGCTGTGCTTCTGCCTCAGGTCCTGGATTTGGGCCTCGTGACTGCGGCCCTCCTCTTCCATGGCCTTCTTCAGCATAGCCACTTCCTGCTCACGCTTTGCCCTGACAAATACAAACGGGAGCTAGATAACTGAGCTGGGGTATAACCTGGATTATCTTCTACACCATGGACCAGAGACTAACCGTAGCTCCTGCTGTGCTGCAGTGGTGTCCAGGCTGTCCTCCAGTTCCGAGCGCAGTGCGTTGAGCTCCTCTCCGAGGTCCCGTCTGGCCACCTCCACCTTGGCTCGGGCCCCCCTCTCGGCCTCCAGGTCCTCCTGGAGCTCGGACAGTAGGGTCTCCAGTTCCCGAATTTTCTTGACAGCCAAGCCCCGCTGGTTGGTCTCCTCATCCAAACTGTGCAAGACCAGAACATTTGTCTCAACTGGACTTACTTAGGAGTCCAACCAGTAGGTATTTTTGTGAAGTCCTGATTTCTGGTTAACGGACCTCAGTTTGAGAAGAACTGTCTTACCGCGCCTGCGTTGCCTGCAGCTCATCTTCCTTGGCGGCCAGTTGCGCTCGGAGCTCAGCCAGTTGCGCCTGGAGGTCAGCCAGCTGCTCGTGGAGCTCGGCCAGTTCAGCTTCCAACTTCCTTTTGGCCTTCTCCATGTCCAGGCGACCCTTCTCCTCCTTTTTATAA encodes the following:
- the LOC125983579 gene encoding nuclear distribution protein nudE homolog 1-B, with amino-acid sequence MEKEDPDSAVFGSLKEEVHYWKEQAAKHQQNAEEAREELQEFQQMSHDYEAELEAELKAYEKRNRELLAANNRLRMDLENYKEKYGTQHSEAYRQMSTLEGELAEATSIRDHLHKYIRELEQANDDLERAKRATIMSLEDFELRMNQAIERNAFLESELDEKENLLESVQRLKDEARDLRQELAVRQKQHTTNAPTEPTSSSSSLSTSLAPAMALTPLPTPPLTPPDKTSASTAVRAPAAKAQMPSVNTGDVGVSASLLTTSARISALNIVGELLRKVGNLESKLASYVHEQPTSHGLAVNKIPETPPSNGLYRKAELVKRLDFGAGAKLLL